The Apium graveolens cultivar Ventura chromosome 6, ASM990537v1, whole genome shotgun sequence genome contains a region encoding:
- the LOC141668403 gene encoding protein-lysine N-methyltransferase EFM1 isoform X2: MATQEESKLDFFLQWLKVNKVELRGCKIEYCDSTKGFGIFSSDDVNNDGILLVVPLDLAITPMRVLQDPLLGPECSAMYEEDDVDDRFLMILFLMLERLRKKSTWKPYLDVLPTTFGNPLWFNDDELLELKGTTLYRATELQKQKLQFIYNDKVEMLVKRLLDLDGDSESKVSFEDFLWANSIFWTRALNIPLPRSYVFPGNHEPQDSTLSSNGSSGNHTYNEELTSKNGEKRLELKGVESQAAAISSSSVQDETAWVEGLVPAIDFCNHDIKASATWEVDGTGLTTGVPLSMYLLSVDQSSQPAKKEISISYGDKGNEELLYLYGFVVDNNPDDYLMVHYPSEAIQNVPFFESKLQLLEAQKGDMRCLLPRSLLCQGLSEASGKQKESSISGTASHVCSYSWSGQRKLPSYIGKLVFPEKFMASLRTIAMQEEDIYRVSSLLEELVGSREERQPSDTEVQAAIWEACGDSGALQLLVDLLNMKMMDLEEASGTEAADTELLQQANNSEECVNLDRNGANISSDEKTFSRNKWSSIVYRRGQKQLTRLFLNEAEQALQLALSEGN, encoded by the exons ATGGCGACCCAAGAAGAATCAAAGCTCGATTTTTTCTTGCAGTGGTTAAAG GTAAATAAAGTAGAGCTAAGAGGGTGCAAGATTGAGTACTGTGATTCTACTAAAGGGTTTGGTATTTTTTCATCTGATGATGTCAATAATGATG GGATTCTATTAGTGGTTCCTTTGGATCTAGCTATAACTCCAATGAGGGTTCTACAAGATCCTCTACTGGGACCTGAGTGTTCAGCAATGTACGAGGAAGATGACGTGGATGATCGCTTCTTGATGATTTTGTTTCTAATGCTGGAACGTTTGAGAAAGAAGTCAACATGGAAGCC GTATCTTGATGTGCTTCCAACAACATTCGGTAATCCGCTCTGGTTTAATGACGATGAGCTTTTAGAGCTCAAGGGGACCACATTGTATCGCGCAACTGAATTGCAG AAGCAAAAGTTGCAATTCATTTACAATGATAAAGTGGAAATGTTGGTGAAGAGGTTATTGGACCTTGATGGAGATTCTGAAAG CAAAGTCAGTTTTGAAGACTTTCTCTG GGCGAATTCCATTTTCTGGACTCGTGCTTTGAATATTCCTCTTCCACGATCGTACGTGTTCCCTGGAAACCATGAACCACAAGATAGCACTCTTTCTAGCAATGGGTCATCTGGGAATCATACATACAATGAGGAGCTGACTAGCAAAAATGGGGAGAAGA GACTGGAGCTTAAAGGTGTAGAAAGCCAGGCTGCTGCAATCTCTTCCTCTTCAGTACAAGATGAGACTGCTTGGGTTGAGGGCCTTGTCCCTGCTATAGATTTTTGCAATCATG ATATAAAGGCTTCTGCAACATGGGAAGTTGACGGAACGGGATTGACTACTGGCGTTCCTTTGTCTATGTACCTACTTTCTG TGGACCAAAGTTCTCAGCCTGCCAAAAAGGAGATATCCATTAGTTATGGTGACAAAGGAAACGAG GAATTGCTATACCTATATGGATTCGTCGTCGATAATAATCCGGATGATTATCTCATG GTCCACTATCCATCAGAAGCTATTCAGAATGTTCCCTTTTTTGAATCTAAATTGCAGCTCCTAGAAGCACAG AAAGGTGACATGAGATGTCTTTTACCTAGAAGTTTACTGTGTCAAGGTCTTTCTGAAGCATCTGGTAAGCAAAAGGAAAGCAGTATAAGTGGCACTGCTAGTCATGTTTGCAGCTATAGTTGGTCTGGTCAGCGCAAGCTGCCATCTTACATAGGCAAGCTTGTTTTTCCTGAAAAATTCATGGCTTCATTGAGGACTATAGCTATGCAGGAAGAGGACATATACCGTGTTTCATCATTACTCGAGGAA CTTGTTGGTTCCAGAGAGGAGAGGCAACCATCTGATACTGAAGTTCAAGCTGCTATATGGGAAGCTTGTGGTGATTCTGGAGCTTTGCAGCTGCTTGTCGATCTTCTTAATATGAA AATGATGGATCTTGAAGAGGCTTCTGGGACAGAGGCCGCTGACACCGAATTGCTTCAGCAGGCCAATAACTCAGAAGAATGCGTCAA TCTCGACAGAAATGGTGCCAATATCTCATCTGATGAAAAGACATTTAGTAGGAACAAATGGTCGAGTATAGTATATCGACGGGGGCAAAAGCAGCTTACCAGACTATTCCTTAACGAAGCAGAGCAGGCCTTGCAATTAGCATTGAGCGAGGGAAACTAA
- the LOC141668403 gene encoding protein-lysine N-methyltransferase EFM1 isoform X3 codes for MATQEESKLDFFLQWLKVNKVELRGCKIEYCDSTKGFGIFSSDDVNNDGILLVVPLDLAITPMRVLQDPLLGPECSAMYEEDDVDDRFLMILFLMLERLRKKSTWKPYLDVLPTTFGNPLWFNDDELLELKGTTLYRATELQKQKLQFIYNDKVEMLVKRLLDLDGDSESKVSFEDFLWANSIFWTRALNIPLPRSYVFPGNHEPQDSTLSSNGSSGNHTYNEELTSKNGEKRLELKGVESQAAAISSSSVQDETAWVEGLVPAIDFCNHDIKASATWEVDGTGLTTGVPLSMYLLSVDQSSQPAKKEISISYGDKGNEELLYLYGFVVDNNPDDYLMVHYPSEAIQNVPFFESKLQLLEAQKGDMRCLLPRSLLCQGLSEASGKQKESSISGTASHVCSYSWSGQRKLPSYIGKLVFPEKFMASLRTIAMQEEDIYRVSSLLEELVGSREERQPSDTEVQAAIWEACGDSGALQLLVDLLNMKMMDLEEASGTEAADTELLQQANNSEECVKNGANISSDEKTFSRNKWSSIVYRRGQKQLTRLFLNEAEQALQLALSEGN; via the exons ATGGCGACCCAAGAAGAATCAAAGCTCGATTTTTTCTTGCAGTGGTTAAAG GTAAATAAAGTAGAGCTAAGAGGGTGCAAGATTGAGTACTGTGATTCTACTAAAGGGTTTGGTATTTTTTCATCTGATGATGTCAATAATGATG GGATTCTATTAGTGGTTCCTTTGGATCTAGCTATAACTCCAATGAGGGTTCTACAAGATCCTCTACTGGGACCTGAGTGTTCAGCAATGTACGAGGAAGATGACGTGGATGATCGCTTCTTGATGATTTTGTTTCTAATGCTGGAACGTTTGAGAAAGAAGTCAACATGGAAGCC GTATCTTGATGTGCTTCCAACAACATTCGGTAATCCGCTCTGGTTTAATGACGATGAGCTTTTAGAGCTCAAGGGGACCACATTGTATCGCGCAACTGAATTGCAG AAGCAAAAGTTGCAATTCATTTACAATGATAAAGTGGAAATGTTGGTGAAGAGGTTATTGGACCTTGATGGAGATTCTGAAAG CAAAGTCAGTTTTGAAGACTTTCTCTG GGCGAATTCCATTTTCTGGACTCGTGCTTTGAATATTCCTCTTCCACGATCGTACGTGTTCCCTGGAAACCATGAACCACAAGATAGCACTCTTTCTAGCAATGGGTCATCTGGGAATCATACATACAATGAGGAGCTGACTAGCAAAAATGGGGAGAAGA GACTGGAGCTTAAAGGTGTAGAAAGCCAGGCTGCTGCAATCTCTTCCTCTTCAGTACAAGATGAGACTGCTTGGGTTGAGGGCCTTGTCCCTGCTATAGATTTTTGCAATCATG ATATAAAGGCTTCTGCAACATGGGAAGTTGACGGAACGGGATTGACTACTGGCGTTCCTTTGTCTATGTACCTACTTTCTG TGGACCAAAGTTCTCAGCCTGCCAAAAAGGAGATATCCATTAGTTATGGTGACAAAGGAAACGAG GAATTGCTATACCTATATGGATTCGTCGTCGATAATAATCCGGATGATTATCTCATG GTCCACTATCCATCAGAAGCTATTCAGAATGTTCCCTTTTTTGAATCTAAATTGCAGCTCCTAGAAGCACAG AAAGGTGACATGAGATGTCTTTTACCTAGAAGTTTACTGTGTCAAGGTCTTTCTGAAGCATCTGGTAAGCAAAAGGAAAGCAGTATAAGTGGCACTGCTAGTCATGTTTGCAGCTATAGTTGGTCTGGTCAGCGCAAGCTGCCATCTTACATAGGCAAGCTTGTTTTTCCTGAAAAATTCATGGCTTCATTGAGGACTATAGCTATGCAGGAAGAGGACATATACCGTGTTTCATCATTACTCGAGGAA CTTGTTGGTTCCAGAGAGGAGAGGCAACCATCTGATACTGAAGTTCAAGCTGCTATATGGGAAGCTTGTGGTGATTCTGGAGCTTTGCAGCTGCTTGTCGATCTTCTTAATATGAA AATGATGGATCTTGAAGAGGCTTCTGGGACAGAGGCCGCTGACACCGAATTGCTTCAGCAGGCCAATAACTCAGAAGAATGCGTCAA AAATGGTGCCAATATCTCATCTGATGAAAAGACATTTAGTAGGAACAAATGGTCGAGTATAGTATATCGACGGGGGCAAAAGCAGCTTACCAGACTATTCCTTAACGAAGCAGAGCAGGCCTTGCAATTAGCATTGAGCGAGGGAAACTAA
- the LOC141668403 gene encoding protein-lysine N-methyltransferase EFM1 isoform X1, whose translation MATQEESKLDFFLQWLKVNKVELRGCKIEYCDSTKGFGIFSSDDVNNDGILLVVPLDLAITPMRVLQDPLLGPECSAMYEEDDVDDRFLMILFLMLERLRKKSTWKPYLDVLPTTFGNPLWFNDDELLELKGTTLYRATELQKQKLQFIYNDKVEMLVKRLLDLDGDSESKVSFEDFLWANSIFWTRALNIPLPRSYVFPGNHEPQDSTLSSNGSSGNHTYNEELTSKNGEKRLELKGVESQAAAISSSSVQDETAWVEGLVPAIDFCNHDIKASATWEVDGTGLTTGVPLSMYLLSVDQSSQPAKKEISISYGDKGNEELLYLYGFVVDNNPDDYLMVHYPSEAIQNVPFFESKLQLLEAQKGDMRCLLPRSLLCQGLSEASGKQKESSISGTASHVCSYSWSGQRKLPSYIGKLVFPEKFMASLRTIAMQEEDIYRVSSLLEELVGSREERQPSDTEVQAAIWEACGDSGALQLLVDLLNMKMMDLEEASGTEAADTELLQQANNSEECVNLFSLDRNGANISSDEKTFSRNKWSSIVYRRGQKQLTRLFLNEAEQALQLALSEGN comes from the exons ATGGCGACCCAAGAAGAATCAAAGCTCGATTTTTTCTTGCAGTGGTTAAAG GTAAATAAAGTAGAGCTAAGAGGGTGCAAGATTGAGTACTGTGATTCTACTAAAGGGTTTGGTATTTTTTCATCTGATGATGTCAATAATGATG GGATTCTATTAGTGGTTCCTTTGGATCTAGCTATAACTCCAATGAGGGTTCTACAAGATCCTCTACTGGGACCTGAGTGTTCAGCAATGTACGAGGAAGATGACGTGGATGATCGCTTCTTGATGATTTTGTTTCTAATGCTGGAACGTTTGAGAAAGAAGTCAACATGGAAGCC GTATCTTGATGTGCTTCCAACAACATTCGGTAATCCGCTCTGGTTTAATGACGATGAGCTTTTAGAGCTCAAGGGGACCACATTGTATCGCGCAACTGAATTGCAG AAGCAAAAGTTGCAATTCATTTACAATGATAAAGTGGAAATGTTGGTGAAGAGGTTATTGGACCTTGATGGAGATTCTGAAAG CAAAGTCAGTTTTGAAGACTTTCTCTG GGCGAATTCCATTTTCTGGACTCGTGCTTTGAATATTCCTCTTCCACGATCGTACGTGTTCCCTGGAAACCATGAACCACAAGATAGCACTCTTTCTAGCAATGGGTCATCTGGGAATCATACATACAATGAGGAGCTGACTAGCAAAAATGGGGAGAAGA GACTGGAGCTTAAAGGTGTAGAAAGCCAGGCTGCTGCAATCTCTTCCTCTTCAGTACAAGATGAGACTGCTTGGGTTGAGGGCCTTGTCCCTGCTATAGATTTTTGCAATCATG ATATAAAGGCTTCTGCAACATGGGAAGTTGACGGAACGGGATTGACTACTGGCGTTCCTTTGTCTATGTACCTACTTTCTG TGGACCAAAGTTCTCAGCCTGCCAAAAAGGAGATATCCATTAGTTATGGTGACAAAGGAAACGAG GAATTGCTATACCTATATGGATTCGTCGTCGATAATAATCCGGATGATTATCTCATG GTCCACTATCCATCAGAAGCTATTCAGAATGTTCCCTTTTTTGAATCTAAATTGCAGCTCCTAGAAGCACAG AAAGGTGACATGAGATGTCTTTTACCTAGAAGTTTACTGTGTCAAGGTCTTTCTGAAGCATCTGGTAAGCAAAAGGAAAGCAGTATAAGTGGCACTGCTAGTCATGTTTGCAGCTATAGTTGGTCTGGTCAGCGCAAGCTGCCATCTTACATAGGCAAGCTTGTTTTTCCTGAAAAATTCATGGCTTCATTGAGGACTATAGCTATGCAGGAAGAGGACATATACCGTGTTTCATCATTACTCGAGGAA CTTGTTGGTTCCAGAGAGGAGAGGCAACCATCTGATACTGAAGTTCAAGCTGCTATATGGGAAGCTTGTGGTGATTCTGGAGCTTTGCAGCTGCTTGTCGATCTTCTTAATATGAA AATGATGGATCTTGAAGAGGCTTCTGGGACAGAGGCCGCTGACACCGAATTGCTTCAGCAGGCCAATAACTCAGAAGAATGCGTCAA TCTTTTTAGTCTCGACAGAAATGGTGCCAATATCTCATCTGATGAAAAGACATTTAGTAGGAACAAATGGTCGAGTATAGTATATCGACGGGGGCAAAAGCAGCTTACCAGACTATTCCTTAACGAAGCAGAGCAGGCCTTGCAATTAGCATTGAGCGAGGGAAACTAA
- the LOC141668403 gene encoding fructose-bisphosphate aldolase-lysine N-methyltransferase, chloroplastic isoform X4 yields the protein MATQEESKLDFFLQWLKVNKVELRGCKIEYCDSTKGFGIFSSDDVNNDGILLVVPLDLAITPMRVLQDPLLGPECSAMYEEDDVDDRFLMILFLMLERLRKKSTWKPYLDVLPTTFGNPLWFNDDELLELKGTTLYRATELQKQKLQFIYNDKVEMLVKRLLDLDGDSESKVSFEDFLWANSIFWTRALNIPLPRSYVFPGNHEPQDSTLSSNGSSGNHTYNEELTSKNGEKRLELKGVESQAAAISSSSVQDETAWVEGLVPAIDFCNHDIKASATWEVDGTGLTTGVPLSMYLLSVDQSSQPAKKEISISYGDKGNEELLYLYGFVVDNNPDDYLMVHYPSEAIQNVPFFESKLQLLEAQKGDMRCLLPRSLLCQGLSEASGKQKESSISGTASHVCSYSWSGQRKLPSYIGKLVFPEKFMASLRTIAMQEEDIYRVSSLLEELVGSREERQPSDTEVQAAIWEACGDSGALQLLVDLLNMKMMDLEEASGTEAADTELLQQANNSEECVK from the exons ATGGCGACCCAAGAAGAATCAAAGCTCGATTTTTTCTTGCAGTGGTTAAAG GTAAATAAAGTAGAGCTAAGAGGGTGCAAGATTGAGTACTGTGATTCTACTAAAGGGTTTGGTATTTTTTCATCTGATGATGTCAATAATGATG GGATTCTATTAGTGGTTCCTTTGGATCTAGCTATAACTCCAATGAGGGTTCTACAAGATCCTCTACTGGGACCTGAGTGTTCAGCAATGTACGAGGAAGATGACGTGGATGATCGCTTCTTGATGATTTTGTTTCTAATGCTGGAACGTTTGAGAAAGAAGTCAACATGGAAGCC GTATCTTGATGTGCTTCCAACAACATTCGGTAATCCGCTCTGGTTTAATGACGATGAGCTTTTAGAGCTCAAGGGGACCACATTGTATCGCGCAACTGAATTGCAG AAGCAAAAGTTGCAATTCATTTACAATGATAAAGTGGAAATGTTGGTGAAGAGGTTATTGGACCTTGATGGAGATTCTGAAAG CAAAGTCAGTTTTGAAGACTTTCTCTG GGCGAATTCCATTTTCTGGACTCGTGCTTTGAATATTCCTCTTCCACGATCGTACGTGTTCCCTGGAAACCATGAACCACAAGATAGCACTCTTTCTAGCAATGGGTCATCTGGGAATCATACATACAATGAGGAGCTGACTAGCAAAAATGGGGAGAAGA GACTGGAGCTTAAAGGTGTAGAAAGCCAGGCTGCTGCAATCTCTTCCTCTTCAGTACAAGATGAGACTGCTTGGGTTGAGGGCCTTGTCCCTGCTATAGATTTTTGCAATCATG ATATAAAGGCTTCTGCAACATGGGAAGTTGACGGAACGGGATTGACTACTGGCGTTCCTTTGTCTATGTACCTACTTTCTG TGGACCAAAGTTCTCAGCCTGCCAAAAAGGAGATATCCATTAGTTATGGTGACAAAGGAAACGAG GAATTGCTATACCTATATGGATTCGTCGTCGATAATAATCCGGATGATTATCTCATG GTCCACTATCCATCAGAAGCTATTCAGAATGTTCCCTTTTTTGAATCTAAATTGCAGCTCCTAGAAGCACAG AAAGGTGACATGAGATGTCTTTTACCTAGAAGTTTACTGTGTCAAGGTCTTTCTGAAGCATCTGGTAAGCAAAAGGAAAGCAGTATAAGTGGCACTGCTAGTCATGTTTGCAGCTATAGTTGGTCTGGTCAGCGCAAGCTGCCATCTTACATAGGCAAGCTTGTTTTTCCTGAAAAATTCATGGCTTCATTGAGGACTATAGCTATGCAGGAAGAGGACATATACCGTGTTTCATCATTACTCGAGGAA CTTGTTGGTTCCAGAGAGGAGAGGCAACCATCTGATACTGAAGTTCAAGCTGCTATATGGGAAGCTTGTGGTGATTCTGGAGCTTTGCAGCTGCTTGTCGATCTTCTTAATATGAA AATGATGGATCTTGAAGAGGCTTCTGGGACAGAGGCCGCTGACACCGAATTGCTTCAGCAGGCCAATAACTCAGAAGAATGCGTCAAGTGA